From Paucibacter aquatile, the proteins below share one genomic window:
- a CDS encoding CreA family protein produces MGLGIAALFLGLPARASGEAVGEVDTAFKLIGPDHKVVVEAYEDPKVTGVTCYVSRAKTGGIKGGLGLAEDKAEASIACRQTGPIGFAKPLARQEEVFNERMSLVFKKLRIVRMVDSRRNTLVYLTYSDRLVDGSPQNSVTAVPVDRATPIPLK; encoded by the coding sequence ATGGGGCTGGGAATCGCAGCTCTTTTCTTGGGCCTGCCGGCCCGGGCGAGCGGCGAGGCCGTGGGCGAGGTCGACACTGCGTTCAAGCTGATCGGCCCCGATCACAAGGTGGTGGTGGAGGCCTACGAAGACCCCAAGGTCACGGGCGTGACCTGCTACGTCTCGCGCGCCAAGACCGGCGGCATCAAGGGCGGCCTGGGCTTGGCCGAAGACAAAGCCGAGGCCTCCATCGCCTGCCGTCAGACCGGGCCGATCGGTTTCGCCAAGCCCCTGGCACGGCAGGAAGAGGTGTTCAACGAGCGCATGTCCCTGGTGTTCAAGAAACTGCGCATCGTGCGCATGGTCGACAGCCGGCGCAACACCCTGGTCTACCTGACCTATTCGGACCGCCTGGTCGACGGCTCGCCGCAGAACAGCGTGACCGCCGTGCCGGTGGATCGCGCCACGCCGATTCCGCTCAAGTGA
- a CDS encoding bleomycin resistance protein, with the protein MNRCAPTEPFWNPMVPELAVSDLAASLHFYRACGFEVRFRRDDPPFAYLELGRAQLMLEQDHAHSWLTAPTETPRGRGMNLQIEVEDVEQLQAQLRQFGCPLFRALEESWYPVSEREEEGQLEFLVQDLDGYLLRFCQVLGSRERPSPGEH; encoded by the coding sequence GTGAACCGCTGCGCGCCCACCGAACCCTTCTGGAACCCCATGGTGCCCGAGCTCGCCGTCAGCGATCTGGCTGCATCGCTGCACTTCTACCGGGCCTGCGGATTTGAGGTCCGCTTTCGCCGCGATGATCCCCCGTTTGCCTATCTGGAGCTCGGCCGCGCGCAGCTGATGCTGGAGCAAGACCACGCGCACAGCTGGCTGACCGCGCCGACCGAAACGCCGCGTGGCCGCGGCATGAATCTGCAGATCGAGGTCGAGGATGTCGAGCAGCTCCAGGCGCAGCTGCGCCAGTTCGGCTGCCCCCTCTTCCGCGCGCTGGAAGAAAGCTGGTACCCGGTGTCCGAGCGGGAAGAAGAAGGGCAACTGGAGTTTCTGGTACAAGACCTGGATGGCTATCTGCTGCGCTTTTGCCAAGTCCTGGGCTCACGCGAACGCCCGAGCCCTGGCGAGCACTGA
- a CDS encoding antibiotic biosynthesis monooxygenase family protein has product MILVVFEVKLAAGQREHYLALAAALRAELAQIDGFISIERFQSLSDPDTLLSLSCFRDEAAVQAWRSQAAHREGQAQGRATVFADYRLRVAAVLRDYGLHDRVQAPADSRQALEAPLAGGAQLAQPSHGCRTQSALRHAPHPP; this is encoded by the coding sequence TCCTCGTGGTGTTTGAAGTGAAGCTCGCAGCCGGCCAGCGCGAGCATTACCTGGCGCTGGCGGCGGCCTTGCGGGCGGAGTTGGCGCAGATCGACGGCTTCATCAGCATCGAGCGTTTCCAAAGCCTGAGCGATCCCGACACGCTGCTCTCGCTGTCCTGCTTCCGTGACGAAGCCGCCGTCCAGGCCTGGCGTTCGCAAGCCGCCCACCGCGAGGGCCAGGCTCAGGGTCGGGCGACAGTGTTTGCCGACTATCGCCTGCGCGTGGCCGCCGTGCTGCGCGACTACGGCTTGCACGATCGCGTGCAGGCACCGGCGGACAGCCGGCAGGCCCTGGAAGCGCCCCTCGCCGGCGGCGCGCAACTCGCCCAGCCAAGCCACGGATGCCGCACACAATCGGCGCTTCGCCACGCTCCCCATCCACCGTGA